From Pantoea vagans:
GATATCGGCCGGGTCGACACCGGCTTTGATGAGATCGCGGCGCATCGTCATCGGCTCGTTATAGCTTTGCAGCGCGTTATCACCGCTGAGCAGCAGATAATTGACCTTGCCGCTGTTGTAGGCATTCAGCGCACCCTGCATACGATAGAGGTAATACTGATTAATGACGCCGGTACGATAATATTTAGCCGTCCCCAGTACCACGCCCACCTGACGATGCGGCAATGAGGCGACATTTTCGTAAATAAAAGGCGCAGTTTTCCAGCTGATCCAGCGATCAAGGCCGAGCGCCGTTGCCACCATCAGTAAGATGATGAAAAGCAGACCAATGAGAACGCGTTTCAGCATGCGCCTGGAGACTCGATGTCAGAATGTTGAGATGGGACAAGGCTACTTGAGCAGCCGCAGCGAAGCAAGTTACTGCCGGCTGGCTGTACTCTTTTTGAACACTGCCGGATCAAGGGCGATCCGGCAGCGGGAAGATTAAATCGAGGTACGACGATAGTGACGATACTGCGGCAGCCAGAAGTTGTTGGCGATAGCCTGTGACAGCACATCTTCTGAGGTCACCACGGCGACACCGGCCAGCTGAGCGGCTTTACCCACTTCCATCGCAATGATTTTCGACACGCCCTGAATATCTTTAATCTCAGGCAGCACCGGGCCTTCGCCTTCGTTTACCAGCGGAGAGCAGTCGGCGAGCGCGCGGCTGGCGGTCATCAGCATCGTATCGGTAACACGGCTGGCACCTGCGGCAATCACACCCAGACCAATGCCTGGGAAGATGTAGGAGTTGTTGCACTGCGCAATCGGGTAAGTTTTACCGTTCCAGCTCACCGGCGAGAACGGGCTGCCGGTTGCGACCAGCGCAGCACCGTCAGTCCAGGCGATAATATCGGCTGGCGTCGCTTCCACGCGTGATGTCGGGTTCGACAGTGGCATTACGATAGGGCGCTTACAGTGCTTGTGCATCTCGCGGATGATCTCTTCGGTGAACAGACCCGGCTGGCCGGAAACACCAATCAGAATATCGGGCTGCGCATTACGCACCACATCCAGCAGCGAGATTGCATCATTGGTCACATCCCAGTGCTGCAGGCTTTCGCTCTTCTGCACCAGCTTGCTCTGGAAATCGAGCAGGTTAGGCAGTTTGTCCGTCAGCAGACCAAAGCGATCCACCATCATCACCCGGCCACGGGCTTCCGCGTCGCTCAGCCCTTCTGATTTCATCTGCGCGATGATCTGTTCAGCGATACCACAACCCGCGGAACCGGCACCCAGGAACACCACTTTCTGCTCGCACAGGCGGCTACCGGCTGCGCGGCTGGCGGCAATCAGCGTGCCGACAGTAACGGCGGCGGTGCCCTGAATATCATCGTTAAAGCAGCAGACTTCATCGCGATAGCGGTTCAGCAGCGGCATGGCGTTCTTCTGGGCAAAATCTTCAAACTGCAACAGTACTTTCGGCCAGCGGCGCTTAACGGCCTGAATAAATTCGTTCACGAACTCGTCATACTCTTCGCCAGTAATGCGCGGATGACGCCAGCCCATATAGAGCGGATCGTTCAGCAACTGCTGATTATTGGTGCCGACATCCAGCACCACCGGCAGGGTGTAAGCCGGGCTGATGCCTCCACAGGCGGTATAGAGTGACAGCTTACCAATCGGGATACCCATCCCACCGATGCCCTGATCGCCCAGGCCCAGGATGCGCTCGCCATCGGTCACCACAATCACCTTCACATTCTGCTTGGTGGCGTTTTGCAGCATATCTTCGATGCGGTCGCGGTTAGGGTAGGAGATGAACACGCCACGCGCACGACGGTAGATTTCAGAGAAGTGTTCGCAGGCTGCGCCGACGGTGGGCGTATAGATGATGGGCATCATCTCTTCAAGATGGTTATCCAGCAGGCGGTAGAACAGCGTTTCGTTAGTGTCCTGGATGTTACGCAGGTAGACATGCTTATCGTTATTGTTTTTGAAGTCCTGGAACTGACGCCAGGCACGCTGCGCCTGCTCTTCAATCGATTCCACCGCTTCTGGCAGCAGACCGTTGAGGTTAAATTCGTTACGTTCTTCGATGCTAAAGGCGCTGCCTTTGTTCAGCAGGGGAAATTCCAGCAAAATCGGGCCAGCATAAGGAATGTACAGCGGGCGTTTACTTTCGTAGTCGAGTTCCATGCGGTAATGCTCCGGTTGCAGTGTTGTCTGGCGTCACGCCGGAAAGGTAGCGCCAGTTTTCTCACCCGTTATAGCTCAGACTGCAGGTTCGGCAGCGGCAGGGTAACCGCTGCAGAAACAGTCACGACCGTGCTGCTATCCTGCAACCTGAATTATTCAGAGTAATTTGTAATGACGTGAATTCTGGCGCCAGATCCTATGAAATTTCCCACAGAAGTACAGCGTTTGTTAATAAAAGCTCACAAAACTGTGGCCTCTCTGACAGCGGGTTATGCTTTGTTCAGCGTCACCTGCAGCAGCTCACCGCAACCAAATGTCTCAAGCGTCGCCTGCGTGGCGGCGAACTGGCTTAACGTGGCATTTTCTACTTCAGCTAAAACCGCTTTTTTTATCTGACGAACATCGCCGCCCTGCATGTTCAGCAGGACCAGTGCCGCCTGAAGCGGTGGGAAGCTCGGGTTAAACGCGGCATTTTCCGCATAACGACCAGCCACAATCCTGCCATC
This genomic window contains:
- a CDS encoding NAD-dependent malic enzyme; amino-acid sequence: MELDYESKRPLYIPYAGPILLEFPLLNKGSAFSIEERNEFNLNGLLPEAVESIEEQAQRAWRQFQDFKNNNDKHVYLRNIQDTNETLFYRLLDNHLEEMMPIIYTPTVGAACEHFSEIYRRARGVFISYPNRDRIEDMLQNATKQNVKVIVVTDGERILGLGDQGIGGMGIPIGKLSLYTACGGISPAYTLPVVLDVGTNNQQLLNDPLYMGWRHPRITGEEYDEFVNEFIQAVKRRWPKVLLQFEDFAQKNAMPLLNRYRDEVCCFNDDIQGTAAVTVGTLIAASRAAGSRLCEQKVVFLGAGSAGCGIAEQIIAQMKSEGLSDAEARGRVMMVDRFGLLTDKLPNLLDFQSKLVQKSESLQHWDVTNDAISLLDVVRNAQPDILIGVSGQPGLFTEEIIREMHKHCKRPIVMPLSNPTSRVEATPADIIAWTDGAALVATGSPFSPVSWNGKTYPIAQCNNSYIFPGIGLGVIAAGASRVTDTMLMTASRALADCSPLVNEGEGPVLPEIKDIQGVSKIIAMEVGKAAQLAGVAVVTSEDVLSQAIANNFWLPQYRHYRRTSI